In Salvelinus sp. IW2-2015 linkage group LG23, ASM291031v2, whole genome shotgun sequence, a genomic segment contains:
- the cnot8 gene encoding CCR4-NOT transcription complex subunit 8, giving the protein MPAALADTSQIICEVWASNVDEEMRKIRQIIQSYNFIAMDTEFPGVVVRPIGEFRSTVDYQYQLLRCNVDLLKIIQLGLSFMNEDGDYPPGTTTWQFNFKFNLTEDMYSQDSIDLLQNSGLQFKKHEEEGIDTLYFAELLMTSGLVLCENVKWLSFHSGYDFGYLVKLLTDTRLPEEEHEFFQILNLFFPAIYDVKYLMKSCKNLKGGLQEVADQLELKRIGRQHQAGSDSLLTGMAFFRMKELFFEDNIDDAKYCGRLYGLGSGSTQNQNGISSSSQEETNNKH; this is encoded by the exons ATGCCAGCTGCACTGGCAGATACCAGTCAGATTATCTGTGAGGTCTGGGCAAGCAATGTGGATGAGGAAATGAGGAAAATCCGACAGATAATTCAAAGCTACAACTTCATTGCCATG GACACAGAATTCCCCGGAGTGGTGGTTCGACCCATTGGCGAGTTTCGCAGTACGGTAGACTACCAGTACCAGCTCTTGAGGTGCAACGTGGACCTTCTGAAAATCATCCAACTGGGACTGTCATTTATGAACGAGGATGGAGACTATCCCCCTGGAACGACGACATGGCAGTTCAATTTCAAATTTAATTTAAC AGAGGATATGTACTCCCAGGACTCGATAGACTTACTTCAGAACTCCGGCCTCCAATTCAAAAAGCACGAGGAAGAGGGGATTGACACACTCTACTTTGCTGAGCTCCTGATGACATCTGGTTTAGTGCTGTGTGAAAATGTCAAGTGGCTCTCCTTTCACAG CGGGTATGATTTTGGCTACCTGGTGAAGCTGTTAACAGACACTCGGCTACCTGAGGAGGAACATGAGTTCTTCCAGATCCTCAATCTCTTCTTCCCTGCAATCTATGATGTCAAATATCTGATGAAAAGCTGCAAAAACTTGAAG GGAGGACTCCAGGAGGTGGCTGACCAGCTGGAACTAAAGAGGATCGGGAGACAACACCAGGCCGGTTCGGATTCGCTGCTCACAGGGATGGCCTTCTTTAGGATGAAAGAG CTTTTCTTTGAAGACAACATTGATGATGCAAAGTATTGTGGGCGATTGTATGGATTGGGCTCTGGGTCCACTCAAAATCAGAACGGCATCTCAAGCTCTTCCCAAGAGGAAACCAACAACAAGCACTGA